AAGTCACTCCTGCAGTTGGTCCTACAGAGGTGTAGGGTAGTTTGCGGCACTGGTTGCATATAACTCGCTAGAACTTAGAAAAGCATAGTACTGAATCCCTGAATGGTATTTGTGATTTGGGTCGGTTTCCCAGGCACAGTTTAAACCCGAGCTTAACACTGAACGCGTCCCGCTGTCGGTCCGGTGGGAAACGACCACCGACCGAACGCTggcacttcttcttcttctgtggcgGACGGGTTTGTCTACTCCACCGGCTCCACTTTGGCAGGTGACCGCCCGTCATCTGGAGGCTCTGGTGAGTGAATTCTGTGATTTACCAGCCACTATGGCctgtgcacaaaaaaaaaaaacagtcaaaggataatactggtgtttttaaagtttGTTTTCTCCCCTCAGAAGAAGCCGTTTTCTGCCGTTCGTTCTTGTccggtatgaaaaacaactttcacagagcgagagaatccatcacagcaAACAcgaactttctgttttctccttatttcattgAGCTAAGTTCAGTGTTTTCATTGAGTCTTTTCACGTGAAATGGTTTAGTAGACAAAATTTTCTTTGTCATATTATACtataaagaaaatatgtatTGTAAAATTTGGGATTCAGTAGGAtttgaatgttgaaatgttCAAATAGTGCATGCTACATGACACAATCCAGTTAGTATGGATATTAGCCTCCTACCCAGCTAATAACCTAATTATTTCCAACCTCACCGCTGAGCTCAACAGTAGTGTAGCTGATACTAATCTCCGACGGGGCTAAACACCTGAATTTAAACTGTGTCCTGTGAAACCGTCCCAAAGCTTGAGGAGAGACTGCAGGTCTGCCGGCACCAGTGTTTAATGTCCCTCAGAGGAAATAAAGACTCAAAATGTCATCATTGCGTTCACAACAATGACAAATACATCCGTTTTGCCTGACATCTACAAGAGTAACCATTATGGACGCATAGAAATGGCAccaggatgaaagagagagagagagagagatgccttgTCTCCACTAGCCTACCTGCGGTTAGCTGTGTCATGGTTTGGTTTGTGTCTCCGCTAGCAGGACTAGCCAGCTGGACttcaaaattacaaaattagTGTCAGATGTATATCAAGTTTGGCCTGGTTCAAAAGACAGTGGAGGTGCTGGGTAACCAAATAGTTGTCCGGCGTAAGAATTGGGCGAAGTCTGCAAAGTTGTAGAGGCAGTGGGGATTGTTGACTAACTGTCTAGCTGTCTAGGGCTAGACCAGGACAGCTGATCCACCGGCTAACTAGTTGACCAGGGTTAGACCATGTTTGGCCTGGTtctaaagacagtggagacgtTGGCTAACAAACTCGTCTTCCATGGTTAGCACCGGGTGAAGTGTCCAAGTTCTAGAGACGGTGGAGACGCTGACTAACAAACTAGTCGTCcaggattagggttagaccaggTCAGAACAGGTTCTAAAGACAGTGGAGAAACTGGGGAACTAGTTGTCcaggattagggttagaccaggTCAGAACAGGTTCTAAAGACAGGGGAGAAACTGGGGAACTAGTTGTCcaggattagggttagaccaggTCAGAACAGGTTCTAAAGACAGCGGAGACACTGGGGAACTAGTTGTCcaggattagggttagaccaggTCAGAACAGGTTCTAAAGACAGCGGAGACACTGGGGAACTAGTTGACCAAGGTTCAGGTCAAGCGGGGTTTGGCTTGGTTCTAGAGACGGAGGATACATTGACCAACTAACTAGTTGTGAAGGGTCAGAGTTAGATCAGGTTTGATCTGGTCCTAAAGACAGTGGACACGCTGGTTGTCTGAGGTTACTGTTGGACCAGGTCTGGCCCGGTTCTAACGACGGTGGAGATGCTGGATATCTCACTAGTTGGTTGTCCAGGATTAGGGTCAGACGGGGTTTGGCCTGGTTCAGAAGACAGTGGAGACGCTGGCTTTGAGCATGACAAAATGCTGCTAAACCCCGACCGGTGGAGACgaggcaagaaagagagagagagaggaggagtaagAATCAGCAAGAGAAGAGGTACTCGAGtcggagagggggatgaggacgaggagcgggaggaggaggaggaggctgtgaGGAGGCGGCGGGTGGCAAAGTTTCCTGAGGCGTATCAGAAGAGAGAGCTGAAACTCTTGATCGTAATCCAAAAAGATGCGCGCAACCAAATCAAAACCAAGCTGGCTCAGCGAAATAAACATCCAGATTAGGGCTGGGTGCCGTCGGAGGTGTCGTCGGTAACGGTTCCAGTTCTGACGCTTCAGATCTGATCCCACTTCTAAAGCCAGCTGGGATACTGACATGAATCTTGAAGCGTTTCAATACCTTTTGATGCCTTGCGATCAATACTGACACCAAAAATCAATGCTGATATAAAACAGCGGTAGCAAAAGGTATCTGTTGGTGCCCAGCGCTAAACCAGGAggatataaatacatatactgtatatccagaTCTCATGGCCAAAAGTTATGCTCGTCATCAATAGACATTATTACTTTGTTGACAGTTGACACGGcaaaccaaaacagaaaatcaCTTTAAATGACAGAAATTCATCATGGGGGggtatgctgttttttttttttccattatcaAAAAGTAAATCTCCAAAACATAAAACTTAAAATCAAGTTAAAACAAGTTGAAACAAAACAGTTCTAAAAGTAAATTTCTTTTTcaggtcaaaaaaaaaaaaaaaaaaaatcaaggtggAGCTAAACAGTACTAACAGTGAGATTAAGAACCGGGAGGACAAAGGCAGAAACACCGGCgtttactgtgttttacggccacGCGTTATCATCGAGGCCGAGCTGACTACATTACCCATGAGCGCCGCGGCTGACGGCGGAGCGCCCGGACGTCACGGAGAGCCGAGGTTGTAGATTCACAACGGAAACTGTGAGCTAGAAGTGTGGACAGGGAGAGCGACTGATTTAAACTGCGTCCATCTGAACTGAGGTATACCTGGTTGAAGGAGGTTTATGGTTTTTATCATCGTAATGCTTGAAAATggaccccctccccccttcccctcccctcccccccccttttaAAATAAGCTTGATTACCAAGTGTGGGTCCATGATACACTATGTACAGCAGCATTACACTATAAACATTCAGAAGCCGTTGCTTATTGGCAGAACGATAGTCAGTCGTTTCTTCAAAAACGCACACgagaaaacagcaaatgtaTCGAGAGCCGGCCGCTCcttgtcttttatcttttcttttttcttttttttttacactgaaaTGCACTGAGAGTCGTGTGAAATTTTCTCTGCaaggtcttctctctctccgtagAAAACCGAGCAGAAGAGGTcgccctcctgtgtgtgtgtgtgtgtgtgtgtgtgtgtgtgtgtgtataaaaacaatacatggtaaaaatgttttgtttattgaGTGTTTCTGTTGAGCGTCGTCGTCCCTGTTGCTCGGCAACGCGTTGGTTGTCGTAAAATATCCTGAATTGTTTTCCTCGATGAGAGAGTTGCAACCGTCGTGTTAAAATCCTCAGGCACACATATCAAAATGAGGTGGGTGTCAACTAATGCGGTGAGGCGGGCGCAGGGTGTTTCCTGAACGAGAGTAGCGGCCCGCActaaaaaaacgaaacaaaaccaaaacgaagaaaaacaaaaagaaaaaaaaaaaaaacactacgcCAACCAACCAGGGTCGGCCGTTCGTCCCCCGCGCGTCGATCCGACTCGGCGAGAGAATCCGCCGGCAGATCATAGGCTGGACTCCTTGGGCGGCAGGTCCACGTTGGTCACCATGGTGACGACGGTGACGATCTCCTCGGGGCCGACGGCGGGGGCGTGGCGCTGCATCTGGCCGACGCGCTCCTCCACGCAGCCGGCGGACAGGCGGGCCTCGGCCTCGTGGTCCCAGCAGTCCTCGATGGTTTCGCACAGCATGGCCAGACCCTGAGGGACGCCGAGAGAAACGCACTTCCTGTTAGAGCGGGGCCGCTCAGTCCGTCTGAAACATCATCCATCATCACAACACAAGAGTGGCAGACTCCTTAACAAACATGTTAATataaatagtttaatttcacttttatttcactCACTAGACAATGAGATAAAATACACTTTAAGACCTTAAATGTGGaaactttaagactttttcagactttttaaaggtcccatattccaCTTTCCACAGTTTTactttgtgtcttgaggtccattcaaagttgtgtgtgtggtgtagggctgaacaattaatcgaaattttaacgaaatcgcaatatggcctactgcaattttcaaatcgtaggaggcgcaatatttgttaaaggtgaaatgtgtcaaaataccattttaaattaaatattgtcgtgctgcagagatgtcctggcctacacatcatattctacagacttaagaaaacatctttgtttggtacagatccccgcaaaaatcacaccataatcattttaatacgtttttcaatgaaaatgagaataatgatgtaaaaattatcattccctctaatatcgcaaatcatatcgcaattgcaatatcagtcaaaataatcgcaattagatattttttcaaaatcgttcagccctcgtgtggtgtcatgaaccaaaaacactctcaatccatttctccacgttcattttccagcatctctctgagccttaccaagaacaggccgtttctgtctccgtgtctttaaggctcattaatattaacgacccctctgttgtgattggctaaccgtttccagagtgaaacgtgagacgccgcggcccggcggctacaggtagggaaaactctccggtaataaacgatgacgaccgctcgaccgctttgaaaaaaacactttgttagtctattatttcttacagaaatgataatgagcgaacctttgtgacgccacaaagttacggaagtccaaacggctcgtttagaggctcgcttttctaatatggattgtgtggatttagttttgatacattcaccatgtttagatacacatccaactcctttatcatcacagaggagagggagtcctgctttacaccatatgggacctttaagactTTTGCAGGCTTTTTCAGGACGTGCGGATACCCTGATGTCCCGTTCGAGGACATTTCGATTGGCGACCGTGGGAGTCGAACCCGTGACCGTGcggttacaggacggtctctctgtGATGTGGTGAAACGGTCGGCTCGCGGCTCACCGTGTGTTTCTGCCAGCAGTCCCTCAGGCAGGGCCGCAGCTTCTTGTGGACGACGACCTCCTGCATGTCCTCCAGAGACGGGTGCTGACCCACCTCCTCCTCGAACGGCAGCATGTACTCATCCACCGGGCctggtgggacacacacacacacacacacacacgcgcacgcacgcacacacacacacgcacacgcacacgcacacacagtcaaatTAGCCATCGTTAATACGTGCAAGCTGCTGTTGAACGTCAATGTTTCAATGTTTGTATTTGTCCcaaaaaatgtctctctctctctgtctgtctttctctctctctctttctctctctctctgtctgtctgtctctctctctctgtctgtcagtctctctctctctctgtcagtctctctctctctctctctctgtcagtctctctctctctctctctctgtctctctctctctctctctgtcagtctctctctctctgtctgtctttctctctctctctttctctctctctctctctgtcagtctctctctctctctctgtcagtctctctctctctctctcagtctctctctctgtctctctctctctctgtcagtctctctctctctgtctctctctctctctctctgtcagtctctctctctctctctctgtcagtctctctctctctctctctcagtctctctctctgtctctctctctctctcgctctctctcaatctgtctctctctctctgtctctctctgtctctctctctgtctgtctctctctctctctctccctctctctgtctctctctctctccctctctctctctctctctctctctctctctctctctctctctctctccctccctctctctctccctccctctctctctctctctctccctctctccctctctctctctctctctcaccgtctGCGGCGGTGCATCGCGAGGCGAGCTCCCAGAGGACGAGGCCGATGGCGTACATGTCGATGCGCAGGAAGGAGTCGCGCTGGAAGTTGATGGCGCCCTCCAGGACCTCCGGGGCCATGTAACGCCGCGTGCCCACCTGCAGCcggcggggtcagaggtcagaggtcagcatcGGGACAAGGTCATGAAGAGGAGCACAAAGGAAAGCAGGCGGGAGGAAAAAGCTCATGGACGGGCTGACAGGGTGGAAAGTGATGCTCGTCAGCGATGGATGTTGTTGCTTCGTTGGCGAAACAGCAAATCAGTTCAAATGACATCATCTCAGCGCATTTACCATTATACACTACTGTGCAGAAGTCTTAGGCACATATAAGAAAAATCCataaagtttctaaatataaaaaaaattactatAAACAGCAGCCCCATGACAcgctaatgcagaaaacaaataaacatttaagacaaaatttatacaaaaaatctagggtgcctaagacttttgcacagtactgtagcAGTGGtgctcaatgtggggtccggggaccaccgggggtccttgagggggttccaggaggtccccagcaaactgatgaattgttaaacttcagcattatttcatttacaagaagttaacacaattagagaatgtagaagaatgactgttctgatcatagtttctctgttatctctctacctgcaatacagacagtcatggagttctggacaaaatcatatctgacaataaaaatattctcagatttgggtctgagagacaaaacctcatcaaatgggggttctaatgtggctctaatgtggactaaagtaGGGGCTCTTAATATgagaaaggttgagaatcactagTGTAGAAAGAGTAAAACTCtgattcatattaaaacaaaattgTAGTGAAACTTTGCCTCGTTATGAGTCAAAAATGAAGTGAGATGAAGAATAGAGGGGACAAATCTGGTGCCACCTCCACCTGTGGATCTGTCGGCTGACTGGGCGCCAGGCGGGCCAACACTGCtcatttctttgcttttttttttttttttttgcttctattcgttttccagacttttccagacttCTTCGGCACCACGCTGCCACCTACAGGCGTTCGTGGAGTATTGTCACACCTCAGTATTGTTGATGGTGACGTACCTGTCCAGGTGTGTCTCTACAGGTGTGTGGACAGCGAGCGTACCTGTCCATGTGTGTCTCTACATGAGCGTACCTGTCCATGTGTGTCTCTGACAGGTGTGTGGACAGTGAGCGTACCTGTCCAGGTGTGTCTCTACAGGTGTGTGTCTCTACAGGTGTGTGGACAGCGGGCGTACCTGTCCAGGTGTGTCTCTACAGGTGTGTGGACAGCGGGCGTACCTGTCCAGGTGTGTCTCTACAGGTGTGTGGACAGCGGGCGTACCTGTCCAGGTGTGTCTCTACAGGTGTGTGGACAGCGGGCGTACCTGTCCAGGTGTGTCTCTACAGGTGTGTGGACAGCGGGCGTACCTGTCCAGGTGTGTCTCTACAGGTGTGTGGACAGCGAGCGTACCTGTCCATGTGTGTCTCTACATGAGCGTACCTGTCCATGTGTGTCTCTGACAGGTGTGTGGACAGTGAGCGTACCTGTCCAGGTGTGTCTCTACAGGTGTGTGGACAGCGGGCGTACCTGTCCATGTGTGTCTCTGACAGGTGTGTGGACAGTGAGCGTACCTGTCCATGTGTGTCTCTACATGAGCGTACCTGTCCAGGTGTGTCTCTACAGGTGTGTGGACAGCGGGCGTACCTGTCCATGTGTGTCTCTGACAGGTGTGTGGACAGCGAGCGTACCTGTCCATGTGTGTCTCTACATGAGCGTACCTGTCCAGGTGTGTCTCTACAGGTGTGTGGACAGTGAGCGTACCTGTCCATGTGTGTCTCTACATGAGCGTACCTGTCCAGGTGTGTCTCTACAGGTGTGTGGACAGTGAGCGTACCTGTCCATGTGTGTCTCTACATGAGCGTACCTGTCCATGTGTGTCTCTGACAGGTGTGTGGACAGCGAGCGTACCTGTTCAGGTGTGTCTCTACATGAGCGTACCTGTCCATGTGTGTCTCCGGCTGATTTTCCGGCCTCAAACTTGAGCGCGAGGCCGAAGTCGGCGACGCAGGCGGTCAGGTTGCTCTTCAGCAGGACGTTCTTGCTCTTGATGTCCCTGAGAGACGGAAAGGGAACAAGTTAAAGGAACAGTCAGTGATATTTTACTGCCTCcttgcacaaaataaccataaataaccataaaataaccataaaataacCATAATGTAAGCGGGGGATTgcaagtgttgttgatcaatgccagCTGCAAGGAAAATGTCTTCAATATAACAAATCCCCTTGCCACAAAGCATGTATTTCAAAACATCTACTCCTACtcaccaatcaatcaatcaatcaatcaaactttatcTGTATAGCACATTAACTAGCACATGcttcacaacacacaaaaaatgcacTGGAATGAAACAACCAAAAAAGAGAGGACCAGgtcataaataaacataaaaaataaaaatagacaatGTATATAAGAGTAGAATAAAATGGGAACattcaaatttaaaataaaaataaacaatatatatgtaagattaaaataaaaacatataaaaacagGTACATTTTTGATCTAAAGTGGTTCCACATTTCCTGAAGACAATCAGAAAAACGGAGCTCTCCCACTGAAACTATATTATTGATCGTGACATCTGGGCCGAACCCGAAGCCCCGCCCCCGTACCTGTGGGCGATGGAGGGCTTGTGTCCGTCCTTGTGTCCCGGGACGTCCTCGTGGAGGTAGGCCAGGCCGCGGGCCGTCGTCTGGGCGATGAGGCAGAGCTCGTTCCACGACACCACGTTGGCCTTCAGGTAGTCCGTCAGCGAGCCCTGCAGGGACCAGAGACCAGAGACAGAGACCAGTCACCGGTCTggaccacctgactgaatgttctgtttcattctcttaaagccactctgatctaaaggcttctgcttaaatgcttgaaatgagtttcttagacaaatataaatagtgaagttgatcctatgtatgaatttctttccaaagccttttcctttccatcaaggcaaagaatctaaaatataagatagttttgacttgtttaacactttttttagtcgctgcataattccatttgtgttatttcacagttttgatgtttttcctgttattctaaaatgtggaaaatagtaaaaataaagaaaaatgtgtatatatgaaAAGCTAGAAGACCGCACATGGAAATGAACCAGTCATCCCTCACAGCATTGCAAGTGACATCATCGATTCTCTTTCCCTCATTTTCAACAGTGGTaactaaataatataataacataataatatataataattatgATTACTCATTTGCAATGACTTTCTTCTCCTCATCCCTATATCAAATTGAACAGGAAATGTAATTCTGGAGGCTGACATTTCAGTTCTATAGTCTTGTATAATAAAAGCAGTGAAAATGTATCGTCTGCTGCCTATTCAATGTCTTGTAATGAACTTATTTCACTCCGTTAGTTGCTGATATCGTCTCTCGCCTGATGTCACCCGACAAATTCCTGTCCTTTTATTTGCTCTTGGTGAATAATGCAGTTCTGATAAATGCAATTCACTCATATTCACCtgcttgttattgttgtgtctGATTACTGTTCTTTCATCTTTATTTGGGGAAGCTTTGCTGAGCACGCCTGGTCTTTATCAGCTGCCAGCAGATTTCTCCATAAGCTCGAATGCTGAGCAACTCTCTTATTTATGTATTGGTCTCATTTGAAGACATATACGTACACGTTAAATGCTCAAGTTGTGTGCGTTTGATTTGCTTTGATCTCGTATATTTCCCCAACTCAACATGTTGCAGGTCTCTCTCCTGGTGAGGACAAAGTAGTTGTAGTTTCAGTGAaagaccactagagggcaggcAGCAGCTACAGAAGTTCAGCTTGTAGAATAAACGCCTCACTGCACATGTGACACTCCTGCCATGAACACTTCTGTACAATCagtgtttttagtgtttttaaaCAGCGAATCAGAGTGTTATATTTCTGTTTGGTACAACTGACCAATCGGATGGCTTCCTTTTGAGACACAACTGCTGGCAAATACCTGCGCAACGTCCGAGAGAATGAAAGGAAGTGCAAGTGTTTATTTGGAGGTGCATGCGACCTATAAGGTGGGACCCTTCATACACTACAGATACCCACAATCCCCCTGCACAGAGCCACTTAGACCAATCAAACACCGAGGCTTAAATCAGCCGTCGGCGCTCACGACGAGGGAGCGATTGTTTGAAAAATCACTTTTACAGCCGCTAACCAGCAGCTGAGTGGAGTTTCAATCCAAACTGAGGGATGAGGCGTTTGacagaatcaaataaaagatgaaaaccttagaagcagtactgtaatatgccttcaattacttaaaaaaCGAATTTATCATATCGATCACAaaacatttatctttttttaaacgTGTTTTAATATAAGTCTATAGAGCATATCaaatatttctttaaaaaataaggatagttttaaacaacacatggaaatccaaataacagcatctaaaataaaTGAAGTCCAATGAGTCTCACAAAAGTTTGGTAATAAAAATTAGGGCCGGTATCAtaactgttattgtttttttttactgtgatataTAGTAATACCGGTTATTGTTGACACCTGCTTACAAAATAATGATGTTTTTGATGAGGGACtcaattgtattttttatgtattcaaAATGATTCAGGGCAGTGAAGCGTCAAAGAAATGCTCTCCGCTCCCTCAGTAATGACCCTCAAAGCACCGAGGCACTCAGGCGACGCACTTCAACCCAAACTGCtccgaaaaaaacaaaacaaaacaaaaacaaaaaggttccCCTCCCTTCCCAGCCATGGCACCACGTGTTGTTTAGATCTCAACTGTACAAGCTTTTAAACgtataaacctataatctactagtggtaggatagtaaaaaaaaaaaaaaaaaaaaaagtaatactttaagtgaaaaaaaatgtctttttaatttccacaatcagcccgttTTTCTTGAAATAGCAGAAATCTAAGAAGTCTTCTTACTGAGGGAACAATTACatcaattttttaaaataattattgTTGTATTTATCGTTATTGTGACAAATGGGACAAAATTATCGcgataagtgttttttttccagccttactttccactgtttACCATTTGGTTTGCTGCCTTGGTTTGCCGAGAACATTTTCGGTACTTCAacattatcgtttatcgtctttcagtggaatcataatGTGATTTTAGaatatcatgacacacaattctgctgtctaaactgatgataacaagctaattttatgtaaaaatctggttattattttaagatttttcagttttgttggaCATCACACCTTTACCactcggttcaatgggatgaacaataatttgatttattgatcatTTTGCATACCTGAGCCATATggtcatatatatatagacatcGAAAAAactccttatgattatcgtgatattgatttcaaccgtATCGCCCAGACCTAGTTTTCGTTTAAGTGTGCAACCACTTCTGCTTGCAGGGATGTGTTCAAGAACGCAAACCAGGCAAAAAGTGTTAACTAAGGTTAAAAGCCCCTCGTGGTTTGGGCGGAGCCAGGTGGAAACCCCCCCGGGCGGAGGCAGGTACCGCACCTTGTCATGGTAGGTGGTGATGAGCCACAGCTCCATGTCCAGGTTGTTGTTCCTCTTCTCCACGCCGATGAAGTGGAGGATGTTGTCGTGCTTCATGCCGCTCACGCTGTAGATCTCATACTCGTTCTGCCATGACAGCTTgtcctgggagagagagagagagggagagggggagagagagagagggagagagggagagagagagggagagagagagagagagggggagagggagagagagagagagagagagagagagagagagagagggagagatagttAGTAGCACCACCTTGGTCACAACACTCTCTGTGATTCCCTCTGTATTAAACCAGCGGTAGAAACCATTGCTCAGTTACGATTACTTTTCCCAGTCACTAGTAATgtatgcagtggttctcaacgtggggtccggggaccaccaggggtcattgagggggttccaggaggtcCCCCAGCAAAAATGTATGACttattaaacttcagcattatttcatttacaagaagttaacacagttagagaatgtagaagaatgactgttgtgatcatagtttctctgttatctctctacctacaatacagacagtcatggagttctggacaaaatcatatctgacaataaaaatattctcaggtttgggtccgagagacaaaatctcatcaaatgggttGAATGACATCATCTCAGCGCATTTAAACAAATGATTATCCCCATCCCCTGATTTGTTTTTGTCGTCGTCTTCCCACATTAAGCTAACTTAGAttagaaatggtagaaaagatTACTTTCTCTGAGTGGAGGCATTCCCACTacttttgattttattgagcAAAAAAGATGTCAAGATCATCGGACATCAACACAGTTTGGTTATACTGATTTATATAAAGGTAAGAGGACACTATCGCCAATcttgggggagagagagaaaagatatgAGACAAGTAGTATAACGAATTACTGCAGCTCCGGGGGTGTAGTAAGTTAAGTATCAACCACAAAACAACCACCACCTctcaacatcaataaatcatcaccacattaattttgagacattagtataattactgtaaacaaaccagaccgtcagtgagcagcctgtcagcctgtctctcagcctctactctgcatcctccatagtttctccacctggtggatctggagggaaatctgctggatcgctttacggcacaaaacaggaagaggttctgttcttccagagcaaacggag
The window above is part of the Centroberyx gerrardi isolate f3 chromosome 21, fCenGer3.hap1.cur.20231027, whole genome shotgun sequence genome. Proteins encoded here:
- the acvr2ab gene encoding activin receptor type-2A, translated to MGDATKLAFAVFLISCSSGAILGRSETQECVYYNSSWEKERTNRSGIEPCFGEKDKRLHCFATWKNVSGAVEVVKQGCWLDDVNCYDSSECVERKESPDVFFCCCEGNMCNERFLYAPDAPPPQSESHRQSTAYTTSNPFSQKPQLFSTLLYSLVPIMGLAAVVLFSFWMWRHHKLAYPAALVPTHDPGLSPPSPVLGQKPLQLIEVKARGRFGCVWKAQLLNEYVAVKIFPIQDKLSWQNEYEIYSVSGMKHDNILHFIGVEKRNNNLDMELWLITTYHDKGSLTDYLKANVVSWNELCLIAQTTARGLAYLHEDVPGHKDGHKPSIAHRDIKSKNVLLKSNLTACVADFGLALKFEAGKSAGDTHGQVGTRRYMAPEVLEGAINFQRDSFLRIDMYAIGLVLWELASRCTAADGPVDEYMLPFEEEVGQHPSLEDMQEVVVHKKLRPCLRDCWQKHTGLAMLCETIEDCWDHEAEARLSAGCVEERVGQMQRHAPAVGPEEIVTVVTMVTNVDLPPKESSL